The sequence CGAAGGTTTGGTAATATTGCTCTTCCGTAATCTCACCCAGTGGGAGTAATGACCCCAGTCCAGCATTAGCAAACAAAATGTCCAGATGGCCTTTCTCTTGCTTCACGGCTTCGTAGAGTTTATCCAAATCTGCCAAATTGGACACGTCGCCTTGAATACCTGTTACATTCTCACCCATTAACTTCACTGCTGCATCAAGCTCGCTTTGTCTGCGTCCAGTAATAAAGACATGTGCACCTTCTTTTACAAATTGCTGTGCTGCTGCAAGACCGATCCCACTAGTGCCTCCAGTTACAACTGCTACTTTACCCGTAAACTTTCCCATGTGATGAATCTCCTTTTAAAGAAATATTTTGATTCCCTTTTATAAGTGTTATTATGTATCATAAGTAGTATTAATGTAAGTACCCACTTATTTGTTACATAGTAACCAAAAAGTGATAATTGTATAGGAGAGGGGTTCTACAACATGAAAGTTTATTATTGTAACCTAGAAGTAACGATGGAGGTCATCGGGGGGAAGTGGAAAGGGCTAGTTCTATACTATTTGATCAAAGGTCCGAAACGAACGAGCGAATTAAAGCGACTGGTGCATAGTATCACACAAAAAATGCTTATCCAAACCCTCAGGGAATTAGAAGCTAGTGGACTTATTAGCCGAAAAATGTTCAATCAAGTACCTCCGAAGGTCGAATATTCGACTACAGAGTTAGGGCAATCGCTAGAACCCATTCTAAGATCACTTTGTGAATGGGGTGACGATTATGCGGAGCAAACTTTCGCTGAAGGCGAAGTGCAAATTCTGAAATCTGATCAATAGTATAAGATGTGATGGAATGATAGGGAAGTTGATTGGTATAGGGAATACAGCTGAAGTTTTTGCTGTAGGCGACGGCAAAGTGGTTAAGCTTTTTAATTTTGGTTATCCATTGGATAATGTGTGTAAAGAGTTTGATAATTCCAAATTACTGCATGGATTAAATATTCCAACCGTCAAAAGCTATGAAATGGTTACATACGAAGGGAGAAATGGCATCCTATATGATAGGATCGACGGGATGTCTATGCTGGATATACTTCTGAACACCGAGGATTTTGAGAAATACGCAAATACTTTAGCTAGATTGCATAAACAGATGCTGGCGTGCAAATTGCGCGGCGCCGTTAGTTTAAAGTCTATTTTAAAGAGAAATATTGAATATACGGATCATTTAAGTATGCCCAACAAATCTAAGCTTATTAATATGCTTGATACATTGCCGGATGGCGACTGTTTTTGCCATGGTGATTTTCACTTCGGCAATGTTATTATCGAGCAAGAACAGAATTATATCATTGACTACATGAATGTCTGTCACGGGCATGAATATGGAGATATTGCCCGAACCGTATACTTAATCGAAATGACGCCTGTGCCAGCCCAAACTCACAATGCCGAACGTATTCTTGTTATGAAAAAACAGGCAACTGAAATTTATCTACAGGAAATAGGCGTTAATAGAGAATGTTTGTCCGAGTGGTTATTAGTAATTGCTGCTGCCAGACTTTCAGAATTAAGCTATGAGCAAGCAGATGAGAAAAATTCGGTGCTGGAGTATCTAACGAAACAAGGATTATAGTCAAGGGGTTTTCAATAAAGAAATACAATAGCATCAACCAAGATGAAACGGATGCCGTCCTTTATATGGACGGCATCCGTTTCTTCGAGAAATATAAGGATATATTATTGCGTGAAGCCTATAAATTCTTATATTTTAAGATGAAACGGCTTCTCCGTCCTTTTAGGGATGGAATACATTTCTTCGAGAAATATAAGGATAAGTTATTGCGTGAAGCATATAAATTCTTATATTTGAGAAAAAAACCGTTTTACACGGCAGACCTCTGTCGCGTAAAACGGTTTATTTTGTAATGAACTCATTCGTTTCCTGCTATTACATAAACATTTTACTGGCTTCCAAGTGCTCTGCGCTTTTGGCATCCCCTACGGTTTTGGGTTTCTTAAGTAGAACACCTAAGACCACACCTACAATGGCGATGTATACCAGTACTTTAAAAGTACCTGAGAAAGAATTCGTCCATGTTTCAATAGTGGGTATGCCATCGGCAGGCATGAATCCTTTCATATTACTGGTCAGGATCGTCATCAGGCCAGCAATAGCGAAGGAACTCATTACTTGTTGAGCGGCATTGGTGAGTGAAGTGACCCGACCTACCAGGTTTTGCGGTGAAGCTTGAATCAGATGCGTATTCAGAGGCATTAGAGAAATTCCCATTCCAGCACCCAGCAAGGAAAGGGGGAGGATCAGAGAGGATATTCCATCCGCTGCGGAGACTTGAGTCAGCATAAAGGTTGCGGCTGTGACAAAGGCCATACCAGCCATGACTAAAGGACGGGCGCCGATTCTATCGAATAAAGCACCGCTGATGGGCATGAATATACCTGCAGCTATCGCTTGAGGCAACATGATTAACCCGGTATCAAAGGCACTGTAGTTCTGAGCTTGTTGAAGGAATAGAGGGACAATGAACATGGAGCCAAACAGGGCAATCTGAGAAATCCATTGAATTACAATTCCTTTGCTGAAATCCATGGATTTAAATACACGCAGTTCCAGGATCGGTTGCTTATGGCGAAGCTCAACAATGATAAATAACACTAAGGCTACGAAGCCAATGCCTAAACCTGTAAGTGTTTTGGTAGAGGTCCAGCCATTAATACCTTCGCTAACCCCATAGGATAGACCAGCAAAAGCGATCGGAGCTAAGATCATCCCCCAGATATCAAGGGCAGTAACTGGCTGACGCTTAATGTTGGGGAGAAAACGAATACCAATGATAACGGCAAGGATACCAATCGGGATGTTAATGATGAAAATCCACTGCCATGCCGCATAATCCACTAACCATCCAGCTAATAGCGGACCAAGAGCAGGGGCGAGTAGGACAGGAATACCCATAATACCCATTACGGCACCGACTTTATGGGGTGGAGCAAGCTGATAAACAAAAGCGAAAGCAATGGGCATTACCATTCCGCCGCCAACACCTTGAATAATACGGTAAATAATTAGTTGTGTGGGGTCTGTTGCAATGGAGCAGAGCAAGGAACCAAGAGTAAAGAATCCGACAGAGAAAAGGAAAATTTGCTTGGCGCCAAATCGGTCGGATAACCATCCGGCAAGTGGAATCACTGCTGCGTTGGCAAGAACGTAACCGGTGACCGTCCACTGCAAAGTGGTTAAGGAAGAATTAAATGCGCCTGAAAGCTTAGGAAGTGCAACATTTACAGCCGATCCATCCAGAACAACCATGAACAATCCCAGAATAATGGTGATTAGGGGGACTAATATGGCTGTAATCGATTCTGGCCTTTCTTTAGATAAATCTTTTACTGTTCCAGCTGACATACTCAACCCCCTAGTTTTTTTTGAAATAAATTGTAAATAGCTTGTCACTTATAGTCCTTATCGTTCACTTGACCCTGTCAGTCTTCAAGGGTACAATACGGCTATATCAAGCAACATTTACATTTAGTTCGATAAGTGGACATTTGTCCGTTTCGTGATTCTGATAATACCGGACAAATGTCCACTTGTCAATTGTATAGGCAGCAACTTTTGGAAAAGAGGTATGGTTCCATGAAAATTCGGAAGGAACGTAAAGATGCGATTGAGCATCGTCGTCTTATTTTACTAAATGCACAGACCCTTTTTATCGAACATGGTGTAGAGGGTGTAACGATGAATCAGATTGCTAAAACGGCTGGTATTGGACAAGGGACGCTCTATCGACGTTATGCACATAAGGGTGAGATTTGTCAGGATTTGATGAAAGACAGCAGTGAGGAGATCTGTGACACGATTCAAAGCTATTTGGACCTGAATAAGGATATCCCGCTAAAAGATCGTATTACCAAAGCGCTCGAAATCTCTTTTGATTTCATTGAAAGCTATTCCCCTTTGCTGGTTTCTATCCAAGCTCCAACCTGTGAAGGGCGGCAATCGCTCTATTATCAATCCCCTTTATATAGTTTCATGCATAATGTCTTTTGTAATTTGCTCCAAGAAGCTGAACCTGCGACCAAAGAATTATCTAAGGATACGAATTTTATAGCAGATATGATACTCGCTTCTATGAATCCTGAGCTATTCCTATTTATGAGAAGTGAGCGCGGGTTAACAAAAGAAGAGATCAAGGATAAGCTGGTAAGCGTATACATTGATCCGTTGTTGGTGTAACAAAAAAAAAGACCCGTAAGATAGACGCTTCTTTCTGAAGCGTCTATCTTACGGGTCTTTTTTTTTCAAAGATACTTATCCTTATGTTTTTCCTTATAATGTTTACGATACAGAGCAGGCGTTATCTCTGCGAATTTCTTAAAGGTCTTAATAAAATAACCAGGTTCATTGAAGCCCAGTTCATCACTGATTTGGGAAACGGGCATATCGGTTACTTCTAACAGTTGCTTCGCCCAGGTAATTTTGAGCTGTGCGACATAACTCGTGAAGTTCTCGCCTGTTTCTTTGGCAAACAGTCTGCTAAAGTAGCTGGGACTTATATGACAAAGCTCAGCCATATGCGTTAAAGAGATATTTTCACTTTTGTTATGGTAAATATAGTCACCAGCCGGTTTCAAAACGGAGTTTGTCCAAACATTGGGTTCATTTGAGTTTTTTAGATAGGCATCTGCAATCGCGTTGGTCATTTCTTTTTTTATGGACTCCATATTTTTGATCGTGTAGCCGGGCAGAATGGTGGAAATATGTAAGCTCTCCTCATTTCCAGCAGCTTTTTCGAACATTTCAACCAGCAGATTTTTGTTGAGTGCTTCCTCAATAATATAATTGCAGAGTAGAAACAGCATATTGGAGATCTTGATGACTTCTTCATAAGTCATGGTAGGGATATTATCATAATATTCCTTCAAGTTATTCGCTTTCATATGATGTGATGTTTTGTTCATCGAGGTTACAATCTGCTCCAGGTCCTTGCCGTTCTCAGGGTCTGAAAGCTTCACCTGTCCGGCCATAACTGCACCGATATACTTATCATCGATGGTGATCGGAATTGCAATATCCACGATATTAAAATGGCACAGATAAACGTAAGGCGCATTTAAGCGAACCGCTTCTAGACCCCCGCGGGAATCACACTTTTGACAATAAGGCAGCAACTCAGGGTCTTTGCGTACATTTTGACAGAAAGCCTGGCAGCTGCTGTGACTTGTAACAGGGTTGCCTTTATAATCAACCGTTAGAATAGCCAGTTTGGTAACAGTAGCCAAAGAATCTTGAAGGCGCTTCCATTTATTCAAGTCCAATATTTTATGAATCCGTAATGATTCCTGTATCACAAAGTTACACCTCCGCAGCAAGATTGAAGTATGAATCATAATAAGTTGAGCTAAAATGATGAGAATGGTGAATTTTTGAGAACCGAGTGCAAAAAATTACGATTGCAAATTATAATTATTAGTAATTAGATTCCACTCCAATGCTTTAATTCCTGCTATATACTTTAATAAATGAATAATTAAATTATTTACAAACGGAGGAAATGACGATATGAGAAAAGCATTTATAAGTCCAACGAAATATGTTCAAGGAGAAGATGAGTTATTGAACCTTGGATATTTCGTGCAATTATTTGGCGCTTCGGCTCTATTAATTGCCCACCCGGACGATGTGTTGCGTGTAAAGGATAAGCTCGATGCAACAGCTGAGAAGTATGCAGTGACCTTTGTTGAAAGCGGTTTTAAAGGGGAATGCTCTCGTCAGGAAGTAGCCAGATTGCAGGAAATTGCCAAAGACAAAGGTTGTAGTTGTATTATCGGCCTGGGTGGAGGCAAAGCAATTGATGCGGCCAAATGTGTAGCTGAAGGAGAGTCCCTAATCATTTGTCCAACGATTGCCGCCACCGATGCGCCCACAAGCCATTCAGCCGTTCTGTATACGCCAGAGGGTGCTTTTGATGATTATGCGTATTTCAAGCAAAGTCCTAGTGTTGTTCTAGTGGATACGACGGTTATTGCCAATGCACCTACACGCTTCCTCGTTTCAGGTATGGGCGACGCCTTATCTACCTATTTCGAAGCAAGAGCGACAGCCAAATCCTTCTCCAGAGTGAATGCCAGTCTTCCCATGGGTTCAAGAGAAGGGTTCACTGCCCCGGCTGTGGGAACTCATGCGGCTCTCGCGCTGGCGACTTTATGTTATGAAATGCTGCTGAAGGATGGCGCCAAAGCCAAGACAGCCTGTGATTGCAACATGGTTACACAAGCATTAGAGAATATAATCGAGACGAATATTTTATTATCCGGGCTGGGCTTTGAGAGCGCTGGCTTGGGTGGGGCACATGCGATTCACGATGGCCTAACGATCCTCGAAGGGACACATTCCTTTTATCATGGTGAAAAAGTTGCCTTTGGAACCATCGCTCAATTGGTGCTGGAGAATGCTCCAACGGAGGAGCTGCATCAGGTACTGGATTTTTGTCTGGAGATAGGATTGCCGGTGTGTCTGGCGGATATTGGCGTTGACTCTATTACTACAGAGGAACTGCTTCAAGTAGCCGAAAAATCATGTATTCCGGAAGAATCGATTCATGCTATGCCTTTCCCTGTCACGGTAAAGGAAGTTGCAGCGGCGATTGCTACGGCAGACCGAATTGGCCAAGACTATAAAGCGCGCCGGGAGGCCAAGTAAATGAAGAAGATTATCAATAAAGCGGAAGATATCGTTATTGAAATGTGTAACGGTATGGTTATGGCTCATCCGGAGCTGGAATTTGTGAAGAAGTATAAGATTATCAAGAAAAAAGATATCAACCAGAACAAGGTCAGCCTGATCAGTGGTGGAGGCAGCGGCCATGAGCCTGCACATGCAGGATATGTTGGCAAGGGGATGCTGGATGCAGCTGTGTGTGGAGATATCTTCGCTTCTCCGTCGCAAATTCAGGTGTATCAGGCCCTTAAAGCAACTGCTGGCAACAAAGGTGCTCTGATGATTATTAAGAACTACACCGGGGACATGATGAACTTTAGGAATGCAGCATTTATGGCCGAGGAAGATGGGCTGCAAGTCGATTATGTGGTAGTGAATGATGACATTTCAGTGCAGGACAGTTTATATACAGTAGGACGGCGGGGAGTAGCGGGAACTGTATTGGTCCACAAAATTGCCGGTGCTGCGGCAGAAGAAGGACGTAGCTTACAACAGGTGAAAGCCGCTGCAGAGAAAGCCGCTGCAAATGTGCGCAGTATCGGTTTTGCTTTAACCTCAAGTACGGTTCCTGCGAAGGGTACACCAACGTTTGAGATAGCTGAAGATGAGATGGAATATGGTGTGGGTATTCATGGGGAGCCAGGGATTCGGCGGGAAAAAATGGCCACAGCCAATGTGTTGGCCAAGCGTATGCTGGAAGCATTGTTGAAAGACTTAAAGATCGACAGTCATACATCTACCGAGATTGCCTTATTAATTAACGGTTTTGGAGGAACGCCTTTACAAGAGCTGTATCTGCTAAATAATGCAGTTGCGCGAGAGTTGGCAAATCACAGCAACATTAAGGGTTGTGCTACTTTCGTCGGGAACTATATGACAAGTATTGATATGGCCGGGGCGTCCGTAACCCTTATGAAATTGGATGAAGAACTGAAAGCGCTGTTGTTCAAAGAAAGTGATACACCTGGCTTCAAAGTTTCAGGACCTATAGAAAGCGCCCGGTATGTTGAAATCGTTGACGAGAATACACAAGAAGCCACTATCTCCTATGAGACCGAAACACCTGCAGAATATGCCACCATGAATGGCAAGACATTCACGCTAGATAACATCGTTTATCTGGTCGATAAGATGAGCGAAATTATTATCAAGAATGAAGTTCCTTTCTGCGAACTGGATTCCCATGCGGGTGATGGTGATTTTGGGATGAGCATTGCCAAAGGCTTCCGGCAGTTGAAACGAGAGTGGAAGCACATTCTGGCGGATAACAAGACGGACATTGGAACTTTTTTGAATGCTTGTTCACTGGTGATTATGGAATATTGCGGAGGGGCGTCTGGTCCAATCTGGGGTTCGGCGTTTCGGTCTGCGAGCAAGGCTGTTGCTGGAAAAACAGAATTAACTATAGCTGATTTTGCAGACATGATGCAGGCAGGTGTAACAGGCATACAAACTACGGGTGAGCGTTCTTTTGGACGGGGGGCTGTGGTCGGAGATAAAACGCTGATTGACGCACTGGTGCCTTGTGCAGATTCCTGGTCGGAGAGTGCTAAAGCTGGAGATGATTTCAAAGACGCTTTTGCGAAAGGTGCCGATGCAGCTGTTGAGGGCGCTAAGAAAACAGAAGATTTCGCAGCACGAATGGGACGCGCAGGCACCGTTGGGGACAGAAGTATTGGTTATCCGGATGCCGGAGCATATGCGCTGGGTGTTATTTTCAAAGAGCTATCGGATCAAATGAAATAAGCATAGATCGTTATCAAAAGGTTACAGCGTTACGCTACTTAGCGCTGATTTACCTTCGAGAAGATATGATAACGCTTTCATGTAGAGTGTGCTAATCGACATAACCATGACAAAGGAGCAATCTATAATGAGGAAAATAGGTTCGTTTTTAAGAAAACCACAGGGCTTGCTGGCCCTATCTTTAGTGTTGATCATCATTGGCAGCCTTTTTGCTAGTATGTTTAACACCTCATTTTACTCGGTGAAGGTTAAGGAAATTACATTTAAAGCGGACCACGGGACACTCTCCGGGTTGCTCTATATGCCTAAAGGAGCAGGTGCAGATGATCCCCGACCGGTGATTATCACGACACATGGATATCTGAATACCAAAGAAATGCAGGATGCTCCTGCGATAGAGATGTCCAGAAGAGGTTATATCGTCTTGGCATTGGATATGTATGATCACGGGGATTCCCGCTGGGACAACGACATACCCGTGAAAGATCTATTTGGTACCTTTTGGATCTATTCTCAATTTGACGCATCAAAGTACATTTTCCAACAGGATTACACCAAAAAAGATGATAGCGGTAATGCATATGTCGCTGTCAGCGGCCATTCCATGGGCGGCTTCTCCTCATTGCTGGCTATGTATATGGACGAACTAAACTCATTGCAGACTGGCCAGCGCATGATTTATACAGGAATTACAGCAGGCGCCGATTTCTCTTACTCTTCAGCAGTTGCTCCTCAGGACCAGCTTCAAGCGGCATTTGGCAGCCGTACAGTTGGGATGATTGCCGGTAAATATGATGAGTTCTTCTTCAATAAGTCTGACGGGGAGAAAAGTACTGCAGAGAAGAAAGTGCAAGGTACAGTTACGAGTAAGGATTTCGCGTCAACCCTCTCAGGCAAGATGTTCCTCGGTCTTTCTGCGGATAAACAGGCAACTGAGAGCAAGTTCTACACTGTGCAATCCGGCGAGTTAAGTCTCGACGATGCGGTGGTGCGTCAATCACAGACGGGTGAGCGAATCCTGTTTACACCTAACCAAACTCACCCATGGAACCACTTTTCCAAAACTACCACAGCCCATTTTATTGATTTCTACGCCCAAGCTTTTAAAGGTGTGACTTCTCCAAATCAGACAAATGTTGATCTGGGTTCAGGCCATCAAATCTGGTGGTTAAAAGAAGCTGGCAACTTTATGGCCTTAATCGGTTTCTTTCTAATCATAGTTCCACTTATCAGCTTGCTGCTGAAAGTTCCATTCTTGAAGCGCTCAGTCACCTCATCCATTGCAACCGTTAGTGCGCCATCAACTGGCAAGGGTAGAATCGTATACTGGGCAGCTATCGTATTCAGTACCTTAATCCCGGCTATTTTGTTCCCAACACTGATGGATAAACAAGTGAACGGAATGAATGTCCTCAGCATTATTGCCGTTATTTTGCTAGTTGTTTGTGTAGTGGCAGCAGCAGTTGGTTTTATTCTGGCGAATACCCAAAAGACAAACCCTGAACTCCGTTCCAAAATGAAAAATATGGGTTATGGAAGTGCGGTGCTGGCAGTAGTTGCACTACTGATGTGGCTGATCTTTAACAATGCCAACCATATTCTCTCCACAAGTTCTTTCTTTAACGAACCGACAACGAACCAGGTAGCTTATTGGGCGATTGTTTCCGGACTAATTATTACATTCCTAACATTTGCTTTCTACTTCTTCTCGAAAAAGCAGGCAGGTACGAAATTCAGTGACTATGGAATCAATCTTAATATAGTTACAATTATCTCCAGCTTATGTACAGCACTTGCTGCCGTGTTTTTGGGCTATCTGCTGCTGTTCACGGTACAGGCGGTATTTGGCACTGACTTCCGAATCTGGACCTTCGCCGTACGAACCTTTCAGATAGAGCATCTGATTACCGCGCTGCGGTATATGCCATTTTTCCTAATCTACTACTTTGTCAGCGTTGTGGCACTGAATGCGAATACACGAGGTCGAAAAGGAGAATATCTCCTGTCCATTATTCTGAATGTGGGCGGGCTTATCCTTTGGATGGCAGCTCAATACGGTAAGGATTTTATTACGGGTGTTGCGCTTTACCCAGGGCAAGCCTTAAATGGTATATTGCTATTCGCCTTGGTACCATGCCTCGTATTGGCGGCAATATATGCCCGTAAGATTTTTGATAAAACCAACAATGTGTGGCTGGCCTCTTTCTTGAACACTCTATTGTTCACAATCATTACCGCAGCTAATACTGCAATGTTCTGGAATCTTATTTAATCTTGTGAAGTCACTAGTGAGCAACACAGATTGTCAGTGAGATAGTGAAGCACCCGCAGAGATGATCTGCGGGTTTTTGCTGTGATAGTACAGGAAACCGATAGGCGGAACAATGGAAGTGCGATTATTCGCCTCATAGCCGAGGGGAAAACCAAGTAGGGGATCTCTGCGGAAATTATATACTGTGAGTTCGGTCTTTTTGGAACAATTTATTTTATCTAGCCGTGATTAGCGGGCATGTAAGGACAGGACATGGAATAACCTATTGTATATGGTCTACTGAATGGCTCTTATCATTCCAGCTACTTTAGAGAGACGGGGTTGATCATGGGTCTTTACCTGTTGTTCGTTATTGGCTGCCTTTCGGGTATCGTACTGTTTCGCAGAAAGCTCATTCCCCAGAGTGTGGAAGTGAATCCGGGCAATGAGAGGCTGTCTGTCATTATTCCGGCAAGAAATGAAGCGAAGAATCTGTCCAATATACTGGACTCTCTCCGGGCTCAAACGGTTAAGCCTTATGAAATCATTGTCGTTGACGATTGTTCAGAGGATCGAACGAAAGAAATTGCCGCAAGCTATGGGGTTACAGTGATTGAGAACCCAGCTCTACCTGAGGGCTGGACGGGGAAAACTTGGGCGGTGTGGAACGGATTCTTGAATTCCGCGGGCGACACGATCGTTTTTCTAGATGCGGATATTCGCCTGTCTCCGCAGGCGCTGGAATCTCTACTGAAAGCAAGAGCCAAGGTTAGCGGCGTGATTTCAGTCGTTCCGTTTCACCATACGGAGAAATTTTACGAGCGATTGGCGTTAATTCCTAATATCTTGGGTGTGTTTGCCTTCACCTCGTTGTTTGAACATAACAATCCACGTAAAGGCCTGTACGGGTCCTGTATCGTCACTTCCAGAGTTGATTATGAAACAATCCATGGACATAGCAGCATACGCTCCGAACTACTGGATGACCTGAATTTGGGTGCTCGCTATCGGGAGGCGGGCATCCCTGTCACCAATTTTATCGGACGCGGACTGGTCTCTTTCCGCATGTATCCGCAAGGTTTGAAGAGTGAATTACAGGGCTTTGGCAAGGGAGCGGTACTAAGCACAGCTAAATTAAGTATCTGGACGATTATGCTGATAGCACTATGGTTTCTGGGGTTAATTGCTTCGTTGAGTGCGGTTTTTCTCTGGAATACGCCATGGGCCTATCCGTTGATCTTTGGATACATGCTTTATGTGCTTCACATCTATTATTTGGTCAGAGATGTGGGTTATTTTGGGAAAGTCATGCCGTTCCTCCACATTTTATCTACGCTCTTTTTTCTGGTCGTTCTGCTTTATTCAGCGTACCAGGTCCTCTTTCTGGGGCATGTGTCGTGGAAAGGCAGGGCGATTGAAGTAGGGGGCCAAAGAGACAAATGATTATAGTGCTGACTCTTGTGGAGTTTCTGTGTGGTTCTCTTATGTTCTCGTATTGGCTGGGCCGGATTGCCCGTAAAGATCTAAAGTCGGTAGGGGATGGCAACCCCGGCGCGTTCAATTTATGGAATGCTGCAGGATATAAACTGGGCCTAGCCGGAGTCCTGCTTGATTTCATGAAGGGTTATCTGCCCCTGGTCCTGTTCATCGAGAACGGGGTAGTGCAAGGATATGAGATAGTCCTTATTGCAGCAGCACCTATTGTAGGGCATGCTTTCTCGCCGTTTATGAAATTTAAAG comes from Paenibacillus sp. 19GGS1-52 and encodes:
- a CDS encoding winged helix-turn-helix transcriptional regulator; its protein translation is MKVYYCNLEVTMEVIGGKWKGLVLYYLIKGPKRTSELKRLVHSITQKMLIQTLRELEASGLISRKMFNQVPPKVEYSTTELGQSLEPILRSLCEWGDDYAEQTFAEGEVQILKSDQ
- a CDS encoding aminoglycoside phosphotransferase family protein produces the protein MIGKLIGIGNTAEVFAVGDGKVVKLFNFGYPLDNVCKEFDNSKLLHGLNIPTVKSYEMVTYEGRNGILYDRIDGMSMLDILLNTEDFEKYANTLARLHKQMLACKLRGAVSLKSILKRNIEYTDHLSMPNKSKLINMLDTLPDGDCFCHGDFHFGNVIIEQEQNYIIDYMNVCHGHEYGDIARTVYLIEMTPVPAQTHNAERILVMKKQATEIYLQEIGVNRECLSEWLLVIAAARLSELSYEQADEKNSVLEYLTKQGL
- a CDS encoding MDR family MFS transporter — its product is MSAGTVKDLSKERPESITAILVPLITIILGLFMVVLDGSAVNVALPKLSGAFNSSLTTLQWTVTGYVLANAAVIPLAGWLSDRFGAKQIFLFSVGFFTLGSLLCSIATDPTQLIIYRIIQGVGGGMVMPIAFAFVYQLAPPHKVGAVMGIMGIPVLLAPALGPLLAGWLVDYAAWQWIFIINIPIGILAVIIGIRFLPNIKRQPVTALDIWGMILAPIAFAGLSYGVSEGINGWTSTKTLTGLGIGFVALVLFIIVELRHKQPILELRVFKSMDFSKGIVIQWISQIALFGSMFIVPLFLQQAQNYSAFDTGLIMLPQAIAAGIFMPISGALFDRIGARPLVMAGMAFVTAATFMLTQVSAADGISSLILPLSLLGAGMGISLMPLNTHLIQASPQNLVGRVTSLTNAAQQVMSSFAIAGLMTILTSNMKGFMPADGIPTIETWTNSFSGTFKVLVYIAIVGVVLGVLLKKPKTVGDAKSAEHLEASKMFM
- a CDS encoding TetR/AcrR family transcriptional regulator; this translates as MKIRKERKDAIEHRRLILLNAQTLFIEHGVEGVTMNQIAKTAGIGQGTLYRRYAHKGEICQDLMKDSSEEICDTIQSYLDLNKDIPLKDRITKALEISFDFIESYSPLLVSIQAPTCEGRQSLYYQSPLYSFMHNVFCNLLQEAEPATKELSKDTNFIADMILASMNPELFLFMRSERGLTKEEIKDKLVSVYIDPLLV
- a CDS encoding PocR ligand-binding domain-containing protein — encoded protein: MIQESLRIHKILDLNKWKRLQDSLATVTKLAILTVDYKGNPVTSHSSCQAFCQNVRKDPELLPYCQKCDSRGGLEAVRLNAPYVYLCHFNIVDIAIPITIDDKYIGAVMAGQVKLSDPENGKDLEQIVTSMNKTSHHMKANNLKEYYDNIPTMTYEEVIKISNMLFLLCNYIIEEALNKNLLVEMFEKAAGNEESLHISTILPGYTIKNMESIKKEMTNAIADAYLKNSNEPNVWTNSVLKPAGDYIYHNKSENISLTHMAELCHISPSYFSRLFAKETGENFTSYVAQLKITWAKQLLEVTDMPVSQISDELGFNEPGYFIKTFKKFAEITPALYRKHYKEKHKDKYL
- a CDS encoding glycerol dehydrogenase; the encoded protein is MRKAFISPTKYVQGEDELLNLGYFVQLFGASALLIAHPDDVLRVKDKLDATAEKYAVTFVESGFKGECSRQEVARLQEIAKDKGCSCIIGLGGGKAIDAAKCVAEGESLIICPTIAATDAPTSHSAVLYTPEGAFDDYAYFKQSPSVVLVDTTVIANAPTRFLVSGMGDALSTYFEARATAKSFSRVNASLPMGSREGFTAPAVGTHAALALATLCYEMLLKDGAKAKTACDCNMVTQALENIIETNILLSGLGFESAGLGGAHAIHDGLTILEGTHSFYHGEKVAFGTIAQLVLENAPTEELHQVLDFCLEIGLPVCLADIGVDSITTEELLQVAEKSCIPEESIHAMPFPVTVKEVAAAIATADRIGQDYKARREAK
- the dhaK gene encoding dihydroxyacetone kinase subunit DhaK, producing the protein MKKIINKAEDIVIEMCNGMVMAHPELEFVKKYKIIKKKDINQNKVSLISGGGSGHEPAHAGYVGKGMLDAAVCGDIFASPSQIQVYQALKATAGNKGALMIIKNYTGDMMNFRNAAFMAEEDGLQVDYVVVNDDISVQDSLYTVGRRGVAGTVLVHKIAGAAAEEGRSLQQVKAAAEKAAANVRSIGFALTSSTVPAKGTPTFEIAEDEMEYGVGIHGEPGIRREKMATANVLAKRMLEALLKDLKIDSHTSTEIALLINGFGGTPLQELYLLNNAVARELANHSNIKGCATFVGNYMTSIDMAGASVTLMKLDEELKALLFKESDTPGFKVSGPIESARYVEIVDENTQEATISYETETPAEYATMNGKTFTLDNIVYLVDKMSEIIIKNEVPFCELDSHAGDGDFGMSIAKGFRQLKREWKHILADNKTDIGTFLNACSLVIMEYCGGASGPIWGSAFRSASKAVAGKTELTIADFADMMQAGVTGIQTTGERSFGRGAVVGDKTLIDALVPCADSWSESAKAGDDFKDAFAKGADAAVEGAKKTEDFAARMGRAGTVGDRSIGYPDAGAYALGVIFKELSDQMK
- a CDS encoding glycosyltransferase produces the protein MGLYLLFVIGCLSGIVLFRRKLIPQSVEVNPGNERLSVIIPARNEAKNLSNILDSLRAQTVKPYEIIVVDDCSEDRTKEIAASYGVTVIENPALPEGWTGKTWAVWNGFLNSAGDTIVFLDADIRLSPQALESLLKARAKVSGVISVVPFHHTEKFYERLALIPNILGVFAFTSLFEHNNPRKGLYGSCIVTSRVDYETIHGHSSIRSELLDDLNLGARYREAGIPVTNFIGRGLVSFRMYPQGLKSELQGFGKGAVLSTAKLSIWTIMLIALWFLGLIASLSAVFLWNTPWAYPLIFGYMLYVLHIYYLVRDVGYFGKVMPFLHILSTLFFLVVLLYSAYQVLFLGHVSWKGRAIEVGGQRDK